From Synoicihabitans lomoniglobus, the proteins below share one genomic window:
- a CDS encoding ArnT family glycosyltransferase, whose amino-acid sequence MWPIAVFATMLVIQFWLTTYNWSLGFLAGHEFRQTQTALSILFIQKDNNFALAYPTPLFGPPWSIPMEFPLYQWTVAILVNLSGWTIPETGRFVSLASFYLTLPGIFLLLGESKVSRAGRWLVLALIVSAPVYVFYSRAILIESMALMLSVWFLWTFVRLCRVPRLGWLASTSLLGTAAILVKVTTFVPWCAIAIVVGLRWSWTEWKHRAWLGLRRTICWGAAAGALPGLAIMWWLRYADYIKSQSPGGQSLQSTALSDVNWGTWQDRISRESLGALLSNNDHAVAPWWILFGVLIFGTVVSWRKSTPLWGLVIVYIATLGTFPVLYHRHDYYFYAVAVFPLAAAGLAISRVDAFSRRAWLGPVMFLSIVTSQLFGYARDYAPIHRLVSYGGTGLTIVLRTMLPDEGVIIVAGQDWGAMLPYYTGRRGLMLREEVTNNPVELNRYFAPLASEPVSALILTGKQRENSQLIAAAVQLFDLNPELAISHETTDVYLQADIRNVILSRIRDNPTFSGVEIRGAITPALPVDPIIADGEIHFCTPEQAAAVFFPVSPIPYRYRCKFGFSATHGTDGRLALGAHPEADFWVQIPANSKSVTYVVGLQAETFADDQNNTDGVEFLILATMKDGTTATIASNILDPVSRAEDRQTREFRVDLPPGTTELQFSTRRVGTYNFDWAYWSRVEVD is encoded by the coding sequence GTGTGGCCGATCGCCGTTTTTGCGACGATGCTGGTGATTCAATTTTGGCTTACGACCTACAACTGGAGTCTTGGCTTTCTCGCTGGTCACGAGTTCCGACAGACGCAAACGGCTCTCAGTATTCTTTTCATCCAAAAGGATAACAATTTCGCGCTCGCCTACCCTACTCCTCTTTTCGGTCCACCATGGTCGATCCCGATGGAGTTCCCTCTTTATCAATGGACGGTAGCAATTCTGGTAAACCTCAGTGGATGGACGATTCCAGAGACCGGTCGATTCGTAAGCCTCGCATCTTTTTACCTTACGCTGCCCGGCATATTCCTGCTGCTCGGTGAAAGCAAAGTTTCACGCGCTGGTCGATGGTTGGTGCTCGCGCTTATTGTAAGTGCCCCCGTATACGTTTTCTATTCTCGAGCCATCCTCATTGAGTCGATGGCGTTGATGCTCAGCGTTTGGTTCTTGTGGACGTTTGTTCGTTTATGTCGAGTTCCACGATTGGGTTGGCTCGCCAGCACCAGTCTGCTGGGAACTGCCGCCATTTTGGTGAAAGTCACAACATTCGTGCCTTGGTGCGCCATCGCGATTGTGGTGGGATTGCGGTGGAGTTGGACGGAATGGAAACACCGGGCCTGGCTTGGTTTGCGTCGCACGATCTGCTGGGGCGCAGCCGCAGGCGCACTGCCCGGATTGGCAATCATGTGGTGGCTTCGTTATGCCGACTACATTAAGTCTCAATCGCCGGGAGGACAGTCCCTTCAGTCTACGGCTCTCTCGGATGTGAATTGGGGAACTTGGCAGGATCGGATTAGCAGAGAGTCATTGGGGGCTTTGCTTAGCAATAACGACCACGCCGTCGCACCTTGGTGGATTTTGTTCGGCGTGCTGATATTCGGCACCGTGGTATCGTGGCGCAAATCGACACCTCTATGGGGCTTGGTGATCGTGTATATTGCGACGCTGGGCACGTTCCCCGTTTTGTATCATCGCCACGACTACTATTTTTACGCAGTGGCGGTATTCCCATTGGCGGCAGCCGGTTTGGCCATCTCTCGTGTGGATGCCTTCAGTCGCCGCGCTTGGCTTGGTCCTGTGATGTTCCTCTCCATCGTCACTTCGCAGCTTTTCGGCTATGCACGAGACTACGCGCCCATTCACCGCCTCGTTTCATACGGAGGCACTGGCCTCACAATTGTATTACGAACGATGCTCCCGGACGAAGGTGTTATTATCGTCGCCGGGCAGGATTGGGGCGCGATGCTGCCTTATTACACAGGTCGTCGCGGTTTGATGCTGCGAGAAGAGGTCACGAACAACCCAGTTGAACTGAACCGCTATTTTGCACCTTTGGCCAGTGAACCGGTCTCCGCGTTAATTCTGACGGGAAAACAGCGAGAAAACTCTCAACTCATCGCTGCGGCCGTTCAGCTTTTTGATCTAAATCCGGAGCTGGCGATTTCGCATGAAACCACCGACGTTTATCTCCAAGCAGATATTCGCAACGTCATCCTCTCCCGAATTCGCGACAACCCCACTTTTTCAGGTGTGGAAATTCGCGGGGCCATCACCCCGGCTTTGCCAGTTGATCCCATTATTGCGGACGGGGAGATCCATTTTTGCACCCCAGAGCAGGCGGCCGCAGTCTTTTTCCCAGTTTCCCCAATTCCATACCGATATCGCTGTAAATTCGGTTTTAGCGCCACGCACGGAACCGATGGGAGGCTTGCTTTGGGTGCTCATCCTGAAGCCGATTTCTGGGTTCAAATTCCGGCTAACTCTAAATCGGTCACTTATGTGGTGGGACTCCAAGCCGAGACTTTCGCAGACGACCAAAACAACACAGACGGTGTTGAATTTCTCATTTTAGCGACGATGAAAGATGGCACTACGGCTACCATCGCTTCAAACATTCTGGATCCGGTCAGTAGAGCCGAGGACCGACAAACTCGCGAATTCAGGGTCGATCTTCCACCCGGAACGACCGAGCTTCAATTCAGCACGCGTCGCGTCGGCACTTACAATTTTGATTGGGCCTACTGGTCACGAGTCGAGGTGGATTGA
- a CDS encoding acetyl-CoA carboxylase carboxyltransferase subunit alpha, with product MDTPAYTLEFEKPLRELAEQLDSLRQRSLENNLDLASEIAGIKKKIDATQRSIYTDLSPWQRVQIARHPRRPYSLDYIKAICTNFQELHGDRQFGDDQALIGGTAFFHGETVMVIAQQKGRETKDKIARNFGLPQPEGYRKALRLMKMAEKFGIPVLCFIDTQGAYPGIGSEERHVSEAIAVNLREMAMLRVPSISVVVGEGGSGGALGIGVTNRVLVFENSYYSVITPEGCAAILWRDAAAAPQASTALKLDAASLEKFGVVDEVISEPFGGAHHDPAQAAETLDYALQKHLNDLKGLSAEQILETRYERFRKIGVFNENTDAVSV from the coding sequence ACTCGATTCGCTCCGCCAGCGCTCGCTGGAGAACAATCTCGATCTCGCGAGTGAAATCGCCGGCATCAAGAAGAAGATCGATGCCACGCAGCGCAGTATCTACACCGATCTCTCCCCGTGGCAGCGCGTGCAAATCGCCCGTCATCCGCGCCGTCCCTACTCGCTCGACTACATCAAAGCGATCTGCACCAATTTTCAGGAGCTCCACGGCGACCGCCAGTTTGGCGACGACCAGGCCCTGATCGGCGGCACGGCGTTTTTCCACGGCGAGACGGTCATGGTCATCGCCCAGCAGAAAGGGCGTGAGACCAAGGACAAGATCGCGCGCAACTTCGGCCTGCCCCAGCCCGAGGGTTACCGCAAGGCGCTGCGATTGATGAAAATGGCCGAGAAATTCGGCATCCCGGTCCTCTGTTTTATCGATACCCAAGGCGCCTACCCCGGCATCGGCTCGGAGGAACGACACGTCTCCGAAGCCATCGCGGTCAACCTGCGCGAGATGGCGATGTTACGCGTGCCCTCGATCTCGGTGGTCGTGGGCGAAGGCGGTTCCGGCGGCGCCCTCGGCATCGGCGTGACCAATCGCGTGCTCGTCTTCGAAAACAGCTACTACTCCGTGATCACGCCCGAAGGCTGCGCGGCCATCCTGTGGCGCGACGCCGCCGCCGCCCCGCAGGCGTCGACCGCCCTCAAACTCGACGCCGCGTCGCTGGAAAAATTTGGCGTGGTCGACGAAGTCATATCCGAGCCGTTCGGCGGGGCCCACCACGACCCGGCGCAAGCCGCCGAGACGCTCGACTACGCGCTGCAAAAGCACCTGAACGACTTGAAGGGACTGTCCGCCGAACAAATTCTCGAGACGCGCTACGAACGCTTCCGCAAAATCGGCGTTTTCAACGAAAACACGGATGCGGTATCCGTCTAG